GGCCCAACTTCACGCCCTTCGGCCGGCCCGTACCGGGCCGGCCGGGCGACGTCAGCGGCCGCCGAGCTCCCGCAGCCTGGTCATGTCGATCATGCTGGTGTCGAAGAAGCTGGTCTCGTCCAGGCCGGGCTGCTGTCCGGAGGCCTGCTGCGGCAGCTGCGGCTGGCCGCCCTGCGGGTAGCCGCCCGCGGCCGGCACCGGGTTGCCCCAGGCGTCGTACTGCGGGCCCTGGCCCTGCCCGGGGTAGCCGCCCTGCTGCTGGTAGCCGCCGGCCTCGGGCACCGGGTTGCCCCAGGCGTCCTGCTGGGGCTGCTGCTGGCCGGGGTAGCCGGGCTGCTGCTGGTAGCCGTACTGGTTGCCGTACGGGTCCTGCTGGCCCTGGCCCGAGGGGTCGAAGCCGCCCCCGTAGACCTCGGCGTACTGGGTGCCCTCGGGCGCGCCGTACTGGGCGGCGGCCGCGTACTGGCCCTCGCCGGGGGCCTGCCAGCCCGCCGCGGCCGGGGTCTGCTCGGGCCAGCTCTGCTGCTGCGGGACGTCGGCCCGGTACCAGGGCTCCTGGTCGGCGTCGGTGCCGTCGCCGTAGTTGTCGGCGAAGCCGGCGGCCACGGCCTCGGCGCGGTCCTTGAGCTGCTGCGCCTGGTCGGCGGCGGCCAGGTAGGCGCCGAGGTCGTCGATCGGGGCCTTGCCGAGCAGCTTGTCGCGGCCCTTGCCGACGGCCGACAGCGTCTTGCTGAGGACGGTCTCCAGGGTGGCGAGCTTCACATCGACGTACTCGTCGACCTCGGGGCTCGGGCTGACCCGCGGCTGGAACTCCTCGCCGTCGCCCTCGCCGTCGGTGTCCGTCTCGAAGACGCCGGAGTCGCCGCGCAGCTTGGTGCGGCCACGGCCGACCGCGCCGAGCGTCTTGGTGAGCACCACCTCGAAGTTGGCCAGCTTGCTGTCGACGTAGTCGTCGGCCTCGGCGCGCTTGGTCTCCACCTCGGCGCGGGCCTCGGCGAGGATGCGGTCCGCCTCGGCCTGGGCCCGGCGGACCACCTCGGTGTCCGAGATGAGCGACCCCCGCTCGGAGTGCGCCCCCTGGATGATGCGCTCGGCCTCGGCCTCCGCGTCGGCCACCACCTGCTCGTGGTCGGCCATCACCGACTGCGCGTGCGCGAGCTCGGCGGGCAGGGCCGCGCGGAGGTCCTGGAGCAGCCCGACCAGCTCGGCACGGTTCACCACACAGGAGGCCGACATCGGCATCGCACGGGCGTTCTCGACGGCCGCGACGATCTGGTCGACCTTGTTCTGCACGTCCACGGGGCTTCGTCTTTCCGTGTGCCGCCGACGTCCGGCGGAGGCAGGCCCGGCGCGGTGCACCTCACCGCAGGGCAGGAATACAGACTGTACGGCCACTGCGGCGGGACCTCACAACGCCTGCGCCCGCCCGGCCGCCGGGGAGGGGGACAGCTGGTGACGAACCGGCAGAAACGGACCATCCGGGCCTACTGCGCGGCGCGCTCCGCGATCCGCTCGACCAGCCGGCCGTGCACCGCCTGAGGCAGCAGGTGGGAGACGTCGCCGCCGTACGAGGCGACCTCCTTGACCAGGCTGGAGGAGAGGAAGCTGTAGGTCGGCGAGGTGGGCACGAAGAGCGTCTCGACACCGGTCAGACCGTGGTTCATCTGCGCCATCTGCAGCTCGTAGTCGAAGTCGCTGACCGCCCGCAGCCCCTTGATGATGGCCGGGATCCCGCGGTCGCGGCAGAAGTCCACCAGCAGGCCGCTGTGCGACTCCACCTCGATGTTGCCGTAGTGCCCGCAGGTCTCCTCGATCAGCGCGATCCGCTCCTCGACGGTGAACAGCCCCTGCTTGTTCCGGTTGATCAGCACCGCGACATGCACCACGTCGTACAGCTTCGAGGCCCGCTCGATGATGTCGAGGTGACCGTTGGTGATGGGGTCGAACGATCCGGGACAGACGGCGCGACGCATGGCGTGAGCTCCCTCGTGGGGTTCGGTGCTGCGGGTGGTGGCCCGGCTACGAGTGTTGCCGGGTCTCGGCGGCGGCGCGACCGTACCAGAGGGTGCCTTCGCCGTACCGCCGTGAGCGCAGCACTTCGAAGCCCTCGGGCCAGC
The sequence above is a segment of the Kitasatospora sp. NBC_00240 genome. Coding sequences within it:
- a CDS encoding ATP synthase F0 subunit B, yielding MDVQNKVDQIVAAVENARAMPMSASCVVNRAELVGLLQDLRAALPAELAHAQSVMADHEQVVADAEAEAERIIQGAHSERGSLISDTEVVRRAQAEADRILAEARAEVETKRAEADDYVDSKLANFEVVLTKTLGAVGRGRTKLRGDSGVFETDTDGEGDGEEFQPRVSPSPEVDEYVDVKLATLETVLSKTLSAVGKGRDKLLGKAPIDDLGAYLAAADQAQQLKDRAEAVAAGFADNYGDGTDADQEPWYRADVPQQQSWPEQTPAAAGWQAPGEGQYAAAAQYGAPEGTQYAEVYGGGFDPSGQGQQDPYGNQYGYQQQPGYPGQQQPQQDAWGNPVPEAGGYQQQGGYPGQGQGPQYDAWGNPVPAAGGYPQGGQPQLPQQASGQQPGLDETSFFDTSMIDMTRLRELGGR
- the coaD gene encoding pantetheine-phosphate adenylyltransferase; its protein translation is MRRAVCPGSFDPITNGHLDIIERASKLYDVVHVAVLINRNKQGLFTVEERIALIEETCGHYGNIEVESHSGLLVDFCRDRGIPAIIKGLRAVSDFDYELQMAQMNHGLTGVETLFVPTSPTYSFLSSSLVKEVASYGGDVSHLLPQAVHGRLVERIAERAAQ